One part of the Pyruvatibacter sp. genome encodes these proteins:
- a CDS encoding radical SAM/SPASM domain-containing protein, whose protein sequence is MESVYWVLNWACHRKCTHCYETRFRPYVRDALEAVVRESEEAFPKIIANLPDRMTYLDLASPDDSPAGYAEKRGRIIMAGGEVLVDPVRERVLYPVLDALNAKYRNKGGVDISIQTTGDLVTEKILEELRERGIRMIAISGMDDFHVGMEGDKRKPLIKKLHEMFAKTGYAEHSTRSGFGEWQKNDGPTYLFFGATEDQWIGKIWPRGRAWENGLSRATIKDNFCNAWSGGLNFLNHRYSGSEVSIDPQGDVFPCCLKTKAPIGNVTEEKLTDILDSLVGHPAFEAINMGHPERMGLAHGWDTATFYEKSKTTDPKGNAYRNLCIGCDKFHEEVLAPVIEDIRQERLRAIGVVSGPLVAAE, encoded by the coding sequence ATGGAATCGGTTTACTGGGTCTTGAACTGGGCCTGCCACCGCAAATGCACCCACTGCTACGAAACGCGCTTTCGCCCCTATGTGCGCGATGCGCTGGAAGCGGTTGTGCGAGAGTCGGAAGAGGCCTTCCCGAAGATCATCGCCAATCTGCCCGACCGGATGACGTATCTGGACCTGGCGTCGCCTGACGATAGCCCGGCCGGCTACGCGGAGAAACGCGGCCGCATCATCATGGCCGGCGGCGAAGTGCTGGTGGACCCGGTGCGTGAGCGGGTGCTGTATCCGGTGCTCGACGCCCTCAACGCCAAATACCGCAACAAGGGCGGCGTTGACATTTCAATCCAGACCACGGGCGATCTGGTGACTGAAAAAATCCTCGAAGAGCTGCGCGAGCGCGGCATTCGGATGATTGCCATTTCCGGCATGGATGATTTTCACGTCGGCATGGAAGGCGACAAGCGCAAGCCGCTGATAAAAAAACTGCACGAGATGTTCGCCAAAACGGGGTATGCGGAGCATTCAACCCGCAGCGGTTTTGGTGAGTGGCAGAAGAACGACGGGCCGACCTATCTGTTTTTTGGTGCAACAGAAGACCAATGGATCGGCAAGATCTGGCCGCGCGGGCGCGCATGGGAAAACGGCCTCAGCCGCGCCACCATCAAGGACAATTTCTGCAACGCCTGGTCCGGCGGCCTCAACTTCCTGAACCACAGATATTCAGGCTCGGAAGTGTCCATTGATCCGCAGGGCGACGTCTTCCCCTGCTGCCTCAAGACCAAGGCCCCCATCGGCAACGTCACCGAGGAAAAACTGACCGACATTCTGGATAGCCTCGTCGGCCACCCGGCGTTTGAGGCCATCAACATGGGCCACCCGGAGCGCATGGGTCTGGCGCATGGCTGGGACACGGCGACGTTCTATGAAAAGTCGAAGACCACAGACCCCAAAGGCAACGCCTACCGCAACCTGTGCATCGGCTGCGACAAGTTCCACGAGGAAGTGCTGGCGCCGGTGATCGAGGACATCAGGCAGGAACGGTTGCGGGCAATCGGCGTTGTGTCAGGGCCGCTGGTGGCGGCAGAGTAA
- a CDS encoding GIY-YIG nuclease family protein, which yields MAFFVYIMTNRKHGTLYIGQTDDLPKRAHQHRNGLVDGFTKEYGLKRLVYFEATEDRDSARYREHQLKNWQRAWKIELIEKINPDWQDLFDELV from the coding sequence ATGGCATTTTTCGTTTACATCATGACCAACCGCAAGCACGGCACGCTGTATATCGGCCAGACCGATGATCTTCCAAAACGTGCACACCAACATCGCAACGGATTGGTTGATGGGTTCACTAAAGAATACGGGTTGAAACGGCTGGTATATTTCGAGGCGACAGAAGACCGCGACTCCGCCCGCTACCGCGAGCACCAATTGAAGAACTGGCAACGCGCGTGGAAGATTGAACTAATTGAAAAGATAAATCCGGATTGGCAGGATCTTTTTGATGAGCTTGTGTGA
- a CDS encoding adenylosuccinate synthase: MANVAVVGSQWGDEGKGKIVDWLSERADVVVRFQGGHNAGHTLVIDGKVFKLSLLPSGIVRPNKLSILGNGVVLDPWAFAKEADQIAGQGVAVTPDNLMIAENATLILPVHRELDEMRESSNSGTKIGTTKRGIGPAYEDKVARRGLRVIDLADFSTLDAKVENLLVHHNALRRGNNLDELTAEPIVSALKEIAPRILPFAKPVWLVLDEAKKAGKRILFEGAQGTLLDIDHGTYPFVTSSNTIAGQAAGGAGVGPGAIGYVLGITKAYTTRVGEGPFPTEQDNAVGQKLGERGHEFGTVTGRKRRCGWFDAVLVRQAIKTGGIEGIALTKLDVLDGFDELKVCTGYRLDGKKLDHLPADAPSQARVECEYVTLDGWQDSTQGARSWADLPAQAIKYVRLVEELIEAPVALLSTSPEREDTILVHDPFAD, encoded by the coding sequence ATGGCGAATGTAGCAGTCGTCGGCTCCCAGTGGGGTGACGAGGGCAAGGGCAAGATCGTGGACTGGCTGTCCGAGCGCGCCGATGTGGTTGTGCGCTTTCAGGGCGGCCATAATGCAGGCCACACGCTCGTCATTGATGGCAAGGTGTTCAAGCTGTCGCTGCTGCCGTCGGGCATTGTGCGGCCCAACAAGCTGTCGATTCTTGGCAACGGCGTGGTGCTGGACCCGTGGGCGTTTGCCAAAGAGGCGGACCAGATTGCCGGGCAGGGCGTGGCCGTGACGCCGGACAATCTGATGATTGCCGAGAACGCGACACTTATTCTGCCGGTGCATCGTGAACTGGACGAGATGCGCGAAAGCTCCAACTCCGGCACAAAGATCGGCACCACCAAGCGCGGCATCGGTCCGGCCTACGAGGATAAAGTGGCGAGGCGCGGTCTGAGGGTGATTGACCTTGCGGATTTTTCAACCCTCGACGCCAAGGTGGAAAACCTGCTGGTGCATCATAATGCGCTGCGGCGGGGCAACAATCTGGACGAATTGACTGCCGAGCCGATCGTCAGTGCCCTGAAGGAAATCGCGCCGCGCATTCTGCCGTTCGCCAAGCCCGTATGGCTGGTGCTGGACGAGGCCAAGAAGGCAGGCAAGCGCATTTTGTTTGAAGGCGCGCAGGGCACGCTGCTGGACATTGACCACGGCACCTATCCGTTCGTGACCTCCTCCAATACCATTGCCGGACAGGCCGCAGGCGGCGCGGGCGTTGGTCCCGGCGCCATCGGCTATGTGCTGGGCATCACCAAGGCGTACACCACGCGGGTGGGCGAAGGCCCGTTCCCCACCGAGCAGGACAATGCCGTGGGCCAGAAACTGGGTGAACGCGGCCACGAGTTCGGCACGGTCACAGGCCGCAAGCGCCGCTGCGGCTGGTTTGATGCGGTGCTGGTGCGCCAGGCCATCAAGACCGGCGGCATCGAAGGCATTGCACTGACAAAGCTCGATGTTCTGGACGGCTTTGACGAGCTCAAGGTGTGCACCGGCTACCGGCTGGACGGCAAAAAGCTGGACCACCTGCCAGCCGATGCGCCCAGTCAGGCGCGCGTCGAGTGCGAATACGTAACGCTCGATGGCTGGCAAGACAGTACGCAGGGTGCCCGGTCGTGGGCCGACCTGCCGGCACAGGCAATCAAGTATGTGCGGCTGGTCGAAGAGTTGATCGAGGCGCCGGTCGCGCTGCTGTCAACGTCGCCTGAGCGGGAAGACACAATTCTGGTACATGATCCGTTTGCGGATTGA
- the serA gene encoding phosphoglycerate dehydrogenase, translating into MPKVLISDKLSPAAVEIFKNRGLDVDFKPGLDKDELLSIIGQYDGLAIRSNTKVTADVLAKADNLKVVGRAGIGVDNVDIPAATAKGVIVMNTPFGNSITTAEHAIAMMMALARDIPQANASTHAGKWEKSKFMGVELTAKTLGVIGCGNIGSIVCDRALGLRMKVIGFDPFLTPERAADMGIEKVELDELFKRADVITLHTPMTDSTRGIINAAAFAKMKDGVRIVNCARGGLIVEADLKAALESGKVAGAALDVFEEEPAKENPLFGMDKLIATPHLGASTSEAQENVALQVAEQMADYLLDGAITNAINVPSVSAEDAQKLGPWITLCEQLGLFAGQLTETGIQEIAIDFVGDAAELNTKPLVNSLLMGLMKPILTDVNMVSAPAIVKDRGIKVSESKKSQHGAYEGYIMLSVKTERQTRSVGGTVFGDGSPRIIQVKGIGMEAALSHDMLYVTNDDKPGFIGALGTVLGDADINIASFNLGRVSQGSDAIALIDVDQPVPADVLKKVMALPHVKQAKALKF; encoded by the coding sequence TTCGCTCCAACACCAAGGTAACGGCAGACGTGCTGGCCAAAGCCGACAACCTCAAGGTTGTGGGCCGTGCGGGCATCGGCGTGGACAATGTGGACATTCCCGCCGCCACCGCCAAAGGCGTCATCGTGATGAACACACCGTTTGGCAACTCGATCACCACGGCGGAACACGCCATTGCCATGATGATGGCGCTGGCGCGTGACATTCCCCAGGCCAATGCATCAACGCACGCCGGCAAGTGGGAAAAGAGCAAATTCATGGGCGTGGAGCTGACGGCCAAGACGCTGGGCGTCATCGGCTGCGGCAATATCGGTTCCATCGTGTGTGACCGGGCGCTGGGTCTGCGGATGAAAGTCATCGGCTTTGACCCGTTCCTGACACCGGAACGCGCAGCCGACATGGGCATCGAAAAAGTCGAGCTGGATGAGTTGTTCAAGCGTGCGGACGTCATCACGCTGCACACGCCGATGACGGATTCAACGCGCGGCATCATCAATGCGGCGGCCTTCGCCAAAATGAAAGACGGCGTGCGCATTGTGAACTGCGCGCGTGGCGGGCTGATAGTGGAAGCCGACCTCAAGGCGGCGCTTGAAAGCGGCAAGGTAGCCGGGGCAGCACTCGACGTGTTTGAGGAAGAACCCGCCAAGGAAAACCCGCTGTTCGGCATGGACAAGCTGATTGCGACGCCGCATCTGGGCGCGTCCACGTCAGAGGCGCAGGAAAATGTGGCGCTGCAGGTGGCCGAGCAGATGGCGGACTATCTGCTGGATGGTGCGATCACCAACGCCATCAACGTGCCGTCAGTGTCTGCGGAAGACGCACAGAAGCTGGGGCCGTGGATCACGCTGTGTGAGCAGCTTGGTCTGTTCGCCGGCCAGTTGACGGAAACCGGCATTCAGGAAATTGCGATTGATTTTGTTGGTGACGCTGCCGAGCTCAACACAAAGCCGTTGGTGAACTCGCTGCTGATGGGGCTGATGAAGCCCATTCTCACTGACGTCAACATGGTGTCGGCGCCAGCCATCGTGAAAGACCGCGGCATCAAGGTGTCGGAGAGCAAGAAGAGCCAGCATGGGGCCTATGAAGGCTACATCATGCTGTCGGTCAAAACCGAACGGCAGACGCGCAGCGTTGGCGGCACGGTGTTTGGCGACGGCAGCCCGCGTATCATTCAGGTCAAGGGCATCGGCATGGAAGCAGCGCTGTCGCATGACATGCTGTATGTCACCAATGACGACAAGCCCGGTTTCATCGGTGCGCTCGGCACGGTGCTGGGGGATGCGGACATCAACATCGCCTCGTTCAACCTGGGCCGGGTCAGCCAGGGCAGTGACGCGATTGCGCTGATCGATGTTGACCAGCCGGTGCCTGCGGATGTTCTGAAAAAAGTCATGGCACTGCCGCACGTGAAGCAGGCCAAGGCGCTGAAGTTCTAG